From one Gracilibacillus salinarum genomic stretch:
- a CDS encoding phospho-sugar mutase — MSWQDTLKKWTSFATLDEDLLKQLNALSDNEKELEDSFYKNLTFGTGGMRGMLGPGTNRMNIYTVRKAVEGLANYIVKNVKDAENRGVVIAYDSRYMSQEFAVEAARVLGAHKVKTYVFESLRPTPLLSFAVRHLHTAAGIMITASHNPPEYNGFKVYNADGGQVPLEEAAAIIDEVDKVEDELQVNVLEREELESADLLEWIGESVDTAYLKELKTIQKQSAEDQVNIVFTPLHGTAHDLVLEGLAQIGFKNVHVVKEQAQPDPEFSTVASPNPEEHQAFEMAIAQGTEVDADILIGTDPDADRLGVAVKDGQGSYQVLTGNQLGSLLLDFTLAQLEADQLQDGQVVKTIVTTELGRAIASYYGVDTIDTLTGFKFIGEKIKQFESDNRHFLFGYEESYGYLIGDFVRDKDAVQAAVAACEMANYWKAQGKTLLEALDVLYERHGYYLEDMKSLTLKGKDGAEQIAAIMDDIRKQPFEQLAGLKVIAVEDYHSSIRQLPLQESEEDITLPKENVMKFLLEEEAWVCFRPSGTEPKIKSYFGVKTAKSEQSKALVKQLQAEVDDRISKVIDA; from the coding sequence ATGTCATGGCAAGATACATTAAAGAAATGGACATCGTTTGCGACGTTGGATGAAGATTTATTAAAACAGTTGAACGCGCTGTCAGATAATGAAAAAGAATTAGAAGATTCGTTTTACAAAAATTTAACCTTTGGAACTGGTGGTATGCGCGGGATGCTGGGTCCAGGAACGAATCGTATGAATATATATACGGTGCGTAAGGCGGTAGAAGGCCTCGCGAATTACATAGTAAAAAATGTGAAAGATGCAGAGAATCGTGGAGTGGTGATTGCTTATGATTCACGTTATATGTCGCAGGAATTCGCTGTGGAGGCGGCAAGAGTTTTAGGCGCGCATAAAGTGAAAACCTATGTGTTTGAATCATTAAGACCAACTCCATTACTTTCCTTCGCTGTCCGTCATTTACACACAGCTGCAGGTATTATGATAACTGCAAGTCATAATCCGCCAGAATATAACGGATTTAAGGTGTACAATGCAGATGGCGGTCAGGTTCCACTCGAAGAAGCAGCAGCTATTATTGATGAAGTGGACAAAGTAGAAGATGAGCTGCAAGTAAACGTATTAGAACGAGAAGAATTGGAGTCAGCTGATCTGTTGGAGTGGATCGGCGAATCTGTTGATACAGCTTATTTAAAGGAACTGAAAACGATCCAGAAACAATCAGCTGAGGATCAAGTCAATATCGTCTTCACCCCTTTACACGGAACAGCACATGATTTGGTGTTAGAAGGATTAGCACAAATCGGTTTTAAAAACGTCCATGTTGTCAAAGAGCAAGCACAACCTGATCCTGAGTTTTCTACTGTTGCATCACCTAATCCGGAAGAACATCAAGCTTTTGAAATGGCAATTGCACAAGGAACTGAAGTAGATGCCGATATCCTGATCGGAACAGATCCGGATGCTGATCGTCTTGGTGTCGCAGTGAAAGACGGCCAAGGCTCCTATCAGGTATTGACAGGTAACCAGCTCGGTTCCTTGTTACTGGATTTTACGTTAGCACAGTTGGAAGCGGATCAGTTACAAGATGGTCAAGTGGTAAAAACCATAGTAACGACAGAATTAGGCAGAGCGATCGCCTCCTATTATGGCGTCGATACGATAGATACGTTAACTGGCTTTAAATTTATTGGTGAAAAAATAAAACAATTTGAATCAGATAACCGCCATTTCCTTTTTGGTTATGAAGAAAGCTATGGCTATCTGATCGGTGACTTTGTCCGTGATAAAGATGCAGTACAGGCAGCAGTTGCAGCTTGTGAGATGGCTAACTATTGGAAAGCACAAGGTAAGACATTGTTAGAAGCGCTGGATGTATTGTACGAGCGTCATGGTTATTACCTCGAAGATATGAAATCTTTAACGTTAAAAGGGAAAGATGGCGCAGAACAAATTGCAGCGATTATGGATGATATTAGAAAACAACCGTTCGAGCAATTAGCTGGATTGAAAGTGATAGCGGTAGAGGACTATCATAGCAGTATCCGCCAGCTTCCATTACAAGAGTCAGAAGAAGACATTACCTTACCAAAGGAAAATGTAATGAAATTTTTATTAGAAGAAGAAGCATGGGTTTGCTTCCGCCCGTCTGGTACGGAGCCAAAAATTAAAAGCTACTTCGGCGTGAAAACAGCTAAATCTGAACAAAGCAAGGCGCTGGTCAAACAGCTGCAAGCGGAAGTTGATGACCGTATCAGTAAAGTCATTGATGCATAA
- a CDS encoding AI-2E family transporter encodes MKHLLQKKSIRTLITFILIFILVYLIYLSRFIFQPVGAYLAAIAVPIIGSGIIYYITSPIVNWLSRKKVPRFIGTMIVFLLIIAVITLVVLFIAPIVQRQFSNFVDSVPKMVKSAQDLFELWQQNQNIIPPQFESALQNVLDNISGYAEKITTGIISAIGQIFSFVFSIVLIPFFLYFMLMDGYKLVPFVSRFLTPKKADSFKTLTANINHTLSSFIQGQFFVSLCVGIMLYIGYVIIKLDYSLSLALFGLVMNFIPFIGPFLSAIPAIIVGFFQEPMMAVWATVVMVIAQQIESNLISPNIMGRALSIHPLTVITLILAAGGIAGFLGLLFIIPAYAVVKTIISHFYQEWKERQPEKDPDLL; translated from the coding sequence GTGAAGCATTTGTTACAGAAGAAAAGCATTAGAACGCTGATAACATTCATTTTAATTTTCATCTTAGTATATTTAATTTATTTATCACGCTTTATTTTCCAACCGGTTGGGGCATATTTAGCAGCTATCGCCGTACCAATTATCGGCTCTGGTATCATTTATTATATTACTAGTCCGATCGTGAATTGGCTGTCACGAAAAAAAGTGCCCCGTTTTATTGGAACGATGATTGTATTCCTGTTAATTATCGCGGTTATCACACTAGTTGTCTTATTCATCGCGCCGATTGTACAACGACAATTTTCCAATTTTGTTGATAGTGTGCCAAAGATGGTAAAAAGTGCGCAAGATCTATTTGAGCTGTGGCAGCAGAATCAAAACATTATTCCACCTCAATTTGAAAGTGCACTTCAGAACGTGCTGGATAATATTAGTGGCTATGCGGAGAAGATCACGACGGGGATTATCAGTGCCATCGGACAAATATTCAGCTTTGTCTTTTCGATTGTCCTGATTCCGTTCTTTCTTTACTTTATGTTGATGGACGGCTATAAACTGGTACCTTTTGTTTCGAGATTTTTAACTCCGAAAAAAGCGGACAGCTTTAAGACTCTAACAGCTAATATTAATCATACGCTGTCATCATTCATCCAAGGACAATTTTTTGTCAGTCTTTGTGTAGGGATCATGCTGTACATTGGATATGTGATCATTAAACTGGATTACTCTCTATCCTTGGCTTTGTTCGGTCTCGTCATGAACTTTATACCGTTTATCGGGCCATTCTTATCAGCTATACCAGCGATCATTGTCGGATTCTTCCAGGAACCTATGATGGCTGTCTGGGCAACTGTTGTCATGGTAATTGCACAACAGATTGAGAGTAATCTTATCTCGCCAAATATTATGGGAAGGGCTCTCTCGATCCACCCGTTAACAGTTATCACTTTAATCTTAGCTGCTGGGGGTATCGCTGGATTTTTAGGATTGTTATTTATCATTCCTGCATATGCCGTAGTCAAAACGATTATTTCGCATTTCTATCAAGAATGGAAAGAAAGACAGCCTGAGAAAGATCCAGATCTGCTGTAA
- a CDS encoding GNAT family N-acetyltransferase produces the protein MKTSIRQCTIDDLYLLQEIGTDTYNETYSHLNTPENINEYLENAFNVDQLTKELSNPSSTFLFQYVDNNLAGYLKINEAEAQTYNVNDNALEIERIYIKNNYRSMGLGRVLLDKSIDIAKERQKSEIWLGVWRKNKNAIDFHKNMGFESRGSYSLYFGDDEQIMYIMAKKL, from the coding sequence GTGAAGACAAGTATCAGACAATGTACAATCGATGACTTGTATTTGTTACAAGAGATAGGCACAGATACGTATAACGAAACTTATAGCCATTTAAATACTCCCGAAAACATAAATGAATATTTGGAGAATGCCTTCAACGTAGATCAACTCACCAAAGAATTATCCAACCCATCATCAACCTTTTTATTCCAGTATGTAGACAATAACCTCGCCGGTTACTTAAAAATTAATGAAGCAGAAGCTCAAACTTATAACGTCAATGATAACGCATTAGAAATAGAACGCATTTATATAAAAAATAATTACAGAAGCATGGGTTTAGGGAGAGTATTGCTGGACAAATCGATAGATATTGCCAAAGAGCGTCAAAAAAGTGAAATATGGCTGGGAGTATGGCGAAAAAATAAAAATGCCATCGATTTTCATAAAAATATGGGATTTGAATCAAGAGGTTCCTATTCTTTATATTTCGGAGATGACGAGCAAATTATGTACATTATGGCAAAAAAGTTATAA
- the dctP gene encoding TRAP transporter substrate-binding protein DctP, whose protein sequence is MVILNKKYLLMLLSILTLSFVLVACGGGEEEGTEEGNSGEDTGSEGGEEASGEFEEQSWQFVTEELQGEVQYEYAAEFAKRINEKSGGAITVEPLEYGALGSEVDQAQLLQQGGVQLAVMSPGFTGGQVPDGQIFSLHYFFPSEPEKVQEVLTTSEALNTDLRAKYEEHSISPLSFWTEGAMAWTSNVGIESPSDWEGLNMRVQESPLMRETYDAYGATVQSLSWSELYTALDRETVDAQENPLFFIESASFHEVQDTITISHHNNYVAMTTVNTEWYNGLDDNVKEIVDETVTEMQDWVFDEQKAQNEAGLEAIKADEENPTEIIELTDEQIAEFKKAAEPVHEYYKNEVEGIDPAIYDKLKEEIAAVEGE, encoded by the coding sequence ATGGTCATTTTAAACAAAAAGTATTTACTCATGTTACTTTCCATTCTGACGCTTAGTTTTGTACTAGTAGCGTGTGGTGGAGGCGAAGAAGAAGGCACTGAAGAAGGAAACTCTGGAGAAGATACAGGATCTGAAGGCGGAGAAGAAGCTTCAGGTGAGTTTGAAGAACAGTCATGGCAATTTGTAACAGAAGAGCTTCAAGGTGAAGTACAATACGAATATGCAGCAGAATTTGCTAAACGTATTAATGAGAAGTCTGGTGGAGCTATTACAGTAGAACCATTGGAATATGGTGCGTTAGGTAGCGAAGTAGACCAGGCACAATTATTACAACAAGGTGGCGTTCAGTTAGCAGTGATGTCACCAGGTTTTACGGGTGGTCAAGTACCAGATGGTCAGATTTTCTCACTACACTATTTCTTCCCATCTGAACCAGAAAAAGTTCAAGAAGTATTAACAACTAGTGAAGCTCTAAATACAGATCTTCGTGCTAAGTATGAGGAACATAGTATTTCTCCACTTTCATTCTGGACAGAAGGTGCAATGGCTTGGACTAGTAATGTTGGGATCGAGTCTCCATCTGACTGGGAAGGCTTGAACATGCGTGTACAGGAATCTCCATTAATGCGTGAAACATATGATGCTTATGGTGCAACTGTACAATCATTAAGCTGGAGTGAGTTGTATACAGCACTAGATCGGGAAACAGTTGATGCACAAGAGAACCCGTTATTCTTTATTGAATCAGCAAGTTTCCATGAAGTTCAAGATACAATCACTATCTCTCACCATAACAACTATGTAGCAATGACTACTGTAAATACAGAGTGGTATAATGGACTTGATGACAATGTTAAGGAAATAGTGGATGAAACAGTTACAGAAATGCAAGATTGGGTATTCGATGAACAAAAAGCTCAAAATGAAGCAGGTTTAGAAGCGATTAAAGCAGACGAAGAAAACCCAACGGAAATCATCGAATTAACAGATGAGCAAATTGCTGAATTCAAAAAAGCTGCAGAGCCAGTACACGAATACTACAAAAACGAAGTAGAAGGTATTGACCCAGCTATTTATGACAAATTAAAAGAAGAAATCGCAGCAGTTGAAGGCGAATAA
- a CDS encoding TRAP transporter large permease: MLTTLLSIMIVLLLLNFPMMIPLIIAPVIIMLIYNPNLSMDLLMKQLLTGIESPVLLCVPLFIFAADIMTSGKTSQRLLDFIGAFVGHIRGGYAVTTAAACTLFGAISGSTQATVVAIGRPMREKLLKIGYRDSSAIALIINSSDVALLVPPSIGMIIYALAAGSGVSVGDLFIAGIIPGVMVFLAFAIYSVIYAKVKNIPLAEKVSWPDRFKFFRRSLLPLGFPVIIVGGIYMGYFTPVEASGISVLYAIILEVLVYKTIPWRKLPSIALSTGLVTSAVFILVAGGQLFTWVLGYARIPQQITETVLGSDPSALYVLLIVSIFFFVGCMFVDPIVVILILTPIFVPAAETAGVDLIHLGIIITFQAALGSATPPFGVDIFTASAVFKKPYLEVIRSTPPFIIMLLVIGVLLILFPQLSLALI, translated from the coding sequence ATGTTAACGACTTTGTTATCAATAATGATTGTATTATTGCTGTTGAATTTTCCGATGATGATACCGTTAATTATTGCACCAGTCATCATCATGTTAATTTATAATCCCAATTTAAGTATGGATTTATTAATGAAACAGCTCTTAACAGGTATCGAATCACCTGTATTACTATGTGTGCCGTTATTTATATTTGCGGCTGACATTATGACCTCAGGAAAAACTTCCCAGCGTTTGTTAGACTTCATTGGAGCGTTTGTTGGTCATATTCGTGGTGGATATGCGGTTACAACCGCTGCAGCTTGTACGCTTTTTGGTGCGATTTCCGGATCAACACAAGCAACTGTTGTAGCAATCGGACGTCCAATGAGAGAGAAATTATTAAAAATAGGATATCGTGACTCTAGTGCAATTGCATTAATTATTAACTCCAGTGACGTGGCATTATTGGTACCACCAAGTATTGGGATGATTATTTATGCTTTGGCAGCAGGTTCTGGTGTATCTGTCGGAGACTTGTTTATTGCAGGTATTATACCGGGGGTAATGGTATTTTTAGCGTTTGCCATCTATAGTGTAATCTATGCAAAGGTTAAAAATATTCCATTAGCAGAAAAAGTTTCTTGGCCAGACAGATTCAAATTTTTCAGAAGATCTTTATTACCTTTAGGTTTCCCTGTAATTATCGTTGGTGGTATTTACATGGGGTACTTTACACCGGTTGAAGCATCTGGTATTTCCGTATTATATGCCATTATTTTAGAAGTGTTAGTGTACAAAACAATTCCGTGGAGAAAGCTTCCTAGTATCGCATTATCTACAGGATTGGTTACTTCAGCAGTATTTATTCTAGTTGCTGGTGGTCAGTTATTTACTTGGGTTTTAGGTTATGCTCGTATACCACAACAGATAACAGAAACTGTATTGGGATCAGATCCTAGTGCACTATATGTATTATTAATTGTTAGTATCTTTTTCTTTGTGGGTTGTATGTTTGTTGACCCAATTGTCGTTATATTAATTCTGACGCCTATTTTTGTACCAGCAGCTGAGACTGCAGGTGTCGATTTAATACACTTAGGTATTATTATTACATTCCAGGCAGCATTAGGTTCAGCAACCCCACCATTTGGTGTCGATATATTTACTGCCAGTGCGGTATTTAAGAAACCATATCTGGAGGTTATCAGGAGTACACCGCCGTTTATTATTATGTTACTGGTGATTGGCGTGTTGCTAATTCTGTTCCCGCAATTATCATTAGCATTAATTTAA
- a CDS encoding TRAP transporter small permease, whose amino-acid sequence MKVFQLLDKFIMKLEEFILSFSIILISIMIVGNVIAREIFSSGAFYFAYEVSKFAIVIATFIGISYAARKGRHISMSAFYDFAPFKVRKVMMIIINFVTAIVMFVMAYFTFNFVMFEYETGAITTSLEVPRYFMSVIIPIGFISAGIQFLRNTFINFTKKAKDKVYLGIDAVDYNDEEKKDIKMEDISI is encoded by the coding sequence TTGAAAGTATTTCAGTTGTTAGACAAATTCATCATGAAATTAGAAGAATTTATACTAAGTTTTTCTATTATACTTATCTCAATTATGATAGTAGGAAACGTCATTGCACGTGAAATCTTTAGTTCCGGTGCCTTTTATTTTGCATATGAAGTGAGTAAATTCGCTATTGTCATTGCGACATTCATCGGAATTTCTTACGCAGCAAGAAAAGGTCGTCATATCAGTATGTCAGCATTTTATGATTTTGCACCTTTTAAAGTTCGTAAAGTCATGATGATTATCATTAATTTTGTGACAGCCATTGTGATGTTCGTAATGGCATACTTTACGTTTAATTTCGTAATGTTTGAATATGAAACAGGAGCGATTACAACTTCACTCGAAGTACCTCGCTATTTTATGTCTGTAATTATTCCAATCGGTTTTATTTCTGCAGGGATTCAATTCTTGCGTAATACATTTATTAACTTCACTAAGAAGGCGAAAGACAAAGTGTATTTAGGAATCGATGCTGTAGATTATAATGATGAAGAGAAAAAAGATATTAAGATGGAAGATATTTCTATCTAA
- a CDS encoding SE1832 family protein: MNRKEIEAEIEDLKADYARLSADLEKLVYVGGRTEHNEDELERLAEQIAGLRKQLQHTKE, translated from the coding sequence ATGAACCGTAAGGAAATCGAGGCTGAGATTGAGGATTTAAAGGCGGACTATGCAAGACTTTCGGCTGATTTAGAGAAGCTTGTGTACGTAGGAGGAAGAACGGAACATAACGAGGATGAGCTGGAACGACTTGCTGAGCAGATTGCTGGATTAAGAAAACAGTTGCAACATACGAAGGAATAA
- a CDS encoding cation:proton antiporter encodes MMDSLLLILMLVAVLGIGSQWLAWKFQLPAIVVMSIAGLLVGPVFGLMNPEEAFGDMYRPFISIAVAIILFEGSLNLNFKEVKGLGKPVFRIVTWGAFIAWILGSVAAHFVAGMSWAVAFVIGGIFIVTGPTVILPLLRQSKLKPKPAKILKWEGIIVDPFGALVAIFAFEFILFLSADGRDATSLFLFLLAALFAVVLGYIFGKVVAWMFESGHVPEFLKSPAVFVAVIACFILADEVKHETGLLAVTAMGMTMANLGISSIKDMRHFKENISILLISTVFILLTSSLTTETLMDVFRPEIIGFVLLMLFVVRPLSVFLSTVNSGLNLREKTLVGWIAPRGIVALTVASYFASILADEGFDGASLITPLTFALVFSTVVVHGFSIGWLAKKLNLSAEGNPGVLIVGSNRFSNALVKVMQELDIPSVVVDSSWDRLQRARKAGIPHNHCEILSEQTEYTMNFTPYDYLLASTEYDAYNALVCSTFLPEFGRKNVFRLPNQSHSGDQINDIDHTIGGREVFSPMEGIEELKYKMKSGYVMRKTSLTDQYRYKDYLEDRHEETILLFILKQSKQITFFTNDVEISASPGDTIVSMTPPSKEFNKIKEKLEEQRNEKG; translated from the coding sequence ATGATGGACTCTTTATTATTAATACTTATGCTGGTAGCAGTTCTCGGCATCGGCTCGCAATGGCTGGCCTGGAAATTTCAATTACCGGCGATTGTTGTGATGTCGATTGCCGGGTTGTTAGTCGGACCTGTATTTGGTTTGATGAATCCGGAAGAGGCATTTGGGGATATGTATCGTCCATTTATCTCCATTGCAGTTGCAATCATTCTGTTTGAGGGAAGTCTTAATCTTAATTTTAAGGAAGTCAAAGGATTAGGGAAGCCTGTCTTTCGGATCGTAACATGGGGGGCCTTTATAGCATGGATCTTAGGCTCTGTCGCTGCTCATTTTGTTGCAGGCATGTCGTGGGCGGTTGCCTTTGTCATTGGTGGTATCTTTATTGTAACAGGTCCTACTGTTATTTTACCACTATTAAGACAATCAAAATTAAAGCCGAAACCTGCCAAAATATTAAAATGGGAAGGAATCATTGTTGACCCATTCGGTGCGTTAGTCGCCATATTCGCATTTGAGTTTATTCTTTTCCTTTCAGCAGATGGGCGAGATGCGACTTCCTTGTTCTTGTTCTTACTGGCGGCGTTATTCGCAGTTGTCCTTGGTTATATATTTGGAAAAGTGGTCGCCTGGATGTTCGAGTCGGGTCATGTTCCAGAATTTCTAAAATCACCTGCTGTATTCGTAGCGGTTATTGCCTGTTTTATTCTTGCTGATGAAGTGAAACATGAAACAGGATTACTAGCTGTTACAGCGATGGGGATGACTATGGCGAATTTAGGAATATCCTCGATCAAAGACATGCGCCATTTCAAAGAAAATATTTCGATCTTACTCATATCAACGGTATTTATCCTATTAACGTCCTCCTTAACAACGGAGACATTAATGGATGTGTTTCGACCGGAAATTATCGGTTTTGTATTATTAATGCTATTTGTCGTTCGACCACTTTCCGTTTTTCTTTCGACAGTTAATTCAGGTTTGAATCTGAGGGAAAAAACATTAGTCGGCTGGATTGCGCCAAGAGGTATTGTGGCACTAACTGTAGCAAGTTATTTTGCCTCGATATTGGCAGATGAAGGATTTGATGGTGCGTCACTTATTACACCGCTAACCTTCGCACTTGTTTTTTCAACGGTTGTGGTCCATGGATTCTCCATCGGCTGGCTGGCCAAAAAGCTGAACCTGTCAGCAGAAGGAAACCCGGGCGTGTTAATTGTCGGTTCCAACCGTTTTTCGAACGCGCTAGTGAAGGTGATGCAGGAGCTCGATATTCCATCTGTAGTAGTTGACTCTTCATGGGACCGTCTGCAGCGTGCCCGAAAAGCCGGCATACCGCATAATCATTGTGAGATATTGTCGGAGCAGACGGAATATACGATGAATTTTACACCGTATGATTATTTATTAGCTTCGACAGAATATGACGCGTATAACGCTTTGGTTTGTTCAACGTTCTTACCAGAGTTCGGTCGTAAAAATGTTTTCCGATTACCTAATCAAAGTCACAGCGGTGATCAAATTAACGATATTGACCATACGATTGGGGGAAGAGAAGTCTTTTCACCAATGGAGGGCATCGAAGAATTAAAATATAAAATGAAAAGCGGTTATGTTATGCGCAAAACATCGCTGACAGATCAATACCGTTATAAAGATTATTTAGAAGATCGTCATGAAGAAACGATTCTGTTGTTTATCTTAAAGCAATCGAAACAAATCACTTTCTTTACAAATGACGTAGAAATATCTGCCTCACCAGGAGATACTATCGTCAGCATGACACCGCCAAGTAAAGAATTTAATAAAATTAAAGAGAAATTAGAAGAACAACGCAACGAAAAAGGCTAG
- the recQ gene encoding DNA helicase RecQ, producing the protein MSKDTLALLKKYFGYDTFRPGQEQIVGQIMNGDNTLAIMPTGGGKSICYQIPGLAMDGITVVISPLISLMKDQVDALRSLGIAATYINSSLSSEEQANRLQALRRNEYKFVYVAPERFESNSFFHAINQLPIALIAFDEAHCISQWGHDFRPSYRTVVQVVNQLNQRPILVGLTATATVEVTQDLQQLLDVGTDAVVNTGFARQNLMFQVVKGHDRQTYVLDYLKAHASETGIIYAITRKQVDLLYHLLQEKGYAVQKYHAGMSEEARKQAQNDFIYDNAQVMVATNAFGMGIDKSNVRYVVHYALPKNLESYYQEAGRAGRDGEPSQCVVLFSGQDINLQKYLIDQSEMQDDKKHNEYKKLQAMINYCHTEQCLQQYILRYFNDEFSSNEPCGHCSNCDNEKELVDHTKEAQMVLSCVKRMNERFGASLVAKVLKGSQDKKVKQFRFDRLTTYGLLKELTEKEVLSFIQFLVAEEYLVSKGGQFPVLQLGKRSKTVLKGEEKVYVQVAKVKAQEDDNYDVDMFEQLRRLRKTLATEQAVPPYVIFSDKTLKEMSRVKPTTKYEMLEINGVGQRKYEQYGELFLECFVELVEEN; encoded by the coding sequence ATGTCTAAGGATACATTAGCTTTATTAAAAAAATATTTTGGTTATGACACATTTCGACCAGGACAAGAACAAATTGTCGGTCAAATTATGAATGGTGATAATACGCTTGCGATTATGCCGACTGGTGGCGGAAAATCAATCTGCTATCAAATACCCGGCCTCGCGATGGATGGGATTACTGTAGTCATCTCCCCTCTCATTTCATTAATGAAGGACCAGGTTGATGCACTTCGCTCATTAGGCATTGCTGCTACATATATTAATAGCTCCCTTTCATCTGAAGAACAAGCAAACAGACTGCAAGCGTTAAGGCGCAATGAATACAAATTTGTTTACGTAGCACCTGAACGATTTGAATCCAACTCTTTTTTCCATGCCATTAACCAGCTGCCTATTGCACTCATTGCTTTCGATGAAGCACACTGTATTTCACAGTGGGGGCATGATTTCCGACCGAGCTACCGAACTGTTGTACAAGTCGTGAATCAATTGAATCAGCGCCCCATTCTGGTTGGATTAACGGCTACCGCAACAGTGGAAGTTACACAAGATTTACAGCAATTACTCGATGTCGGAACGGATGCTGTCGTCAATACCGGATTTGCCCGACAAAATTTGATGTTTCAGGTAGTAAAGGGGCACGACCGGCAGACATATGTGCTTGATTATTTAAAAGCTCATGCATCAGAAACAGGTATTATTTATGCCATTACAAGAAAACAGGTCGACTTGCTTTATCATTTACTTCAGGAGAAAGGATATGCGGTACAAAAATATCACGCCGGAATGTCCGAAGAAGCACGAAAACAAGCACAAAATGACTTTATTTATGATAATGCACAAGTTATGGTCGCAACGAATGCCTTCGGGATGGGAATAGATAAGTCCAATGTTAGATATGTGGTGCATTACGCATTACCAAAGAATTTGGAAAGCTACTATCAAGAAGCCGGTCGGGCAGGTCGTGACGGGGAGCCCAGCCAGTGTGTCGTCCTTTTTTCCGGACAGGATATTAATTTGCAAAAATATTTAATTGATCAATCGGAAATGCAAGATGACAAGAAGCATAATGAATATAAGAAGTTACAAGCGATGATTAATTACTGTCATACTGAGCAGTGTTTACAGCAATATATATTGCGTTACTTTAATGACGAGTTTTCGTCAAACGAACCATGCGGTCATTGCTCTAATTGCGATAACGAGAAAGAATTGGTCGATCATACGAAAGAAGCACAAATGGTTTTATCTTGTGTCAAACGGATGAATGAACGCTTTGGTGCCAGCCTTGTTGCCAAAGTATTAAAAGGATCGCAGGATAAAAAAGTGAAGCAGTTCCGCTTTGACCGCCTGACAACTTACGGTTTACTAAAGGAATTAACGGAAAAAGAAGTGCTCTCCTTCATTCAATTTTTAGTAGCGGAAGAGTATTTAGTTTCCAAAGGTGGACAATTTCCAGTGTTACAGCTCGGCAAACGATCCAAGACCGTACTCAAAGGCGAGGAAAAAGTATACGTGCAAGTGGCCAAAGTGAAAGCGCAGGAAGATGACAATTATGATGTGGATATGTTTGAACAATTAAGAAGGCTGCGCAAAACCCTTGCAACCGAACAGGCAGTGCCGCCATATGTAATATTCTCTGATAAGACGTTGAAAGAAATGTCGAGAGTCAAACCCACTACAAAATACGAAATGCTGGAGATCAATGGGGTTGGCCAGCGAAAATATGAGCAATACGGCGAACTCTTTTTGGAATGCTTTGTTGAGTTAGTGGAGGAAAATTGA
- a CDS encoding DJ-1/PfpI family protein: protein MSQKWKVGIFLFHDVEVLDFAGPFEVFSVTYANNGEKPFDVTTVSETGELLQARNGLRIQPDYHFQNAPKFDILVIPGGPGTREIEHNQKVIKWIEGQMQSVSLMTSVCTGAFLLAKAGLLTNLKCTKHWGSLERLQKEYPDIDVKAGVKFIDEGNIITSAGISAGINMSFHVLQRLVGREIAKATAHRMEYDIEL, encoded by the coding sequence ATGAGTCAAAAATGGAAAGTCGGTATTTTCCTTTTTCACGATGTAGAAGTATTAGATTTTGCTGGTCCATTTGAAGTTTTTTCTGTTACATATGCTAACAATGGTGAAAAACCTTTTGACGTAACGACGGTTTCGGAGACGGGAGAATTATTGCAAGCTCGTAACGGACTACGCATTCAACCTGATTATCATTTTCAGAATGCGCCAAAATTCGATATTTTAGTTATTCCGGGTGGACCTGGTACGCGGGAAATAGAGCATAATCAAAAAGTAATAAAATGGATAGAGGGACAAATGCAGTCTGTATCACTTATGACATCTGTATGTACAGGTGCGTTCCTTCTTGCAAAAGCAGGTCTATTAACAAATTTGAAATGTACCAAACATTGGGGGAGTCTGGAAAGGTTGCAAAAGGAATATCCCGATATTGATGTAAAAGCTGGTGTGAAATTTATAGATGAAGGAAACATCATTACTTCAGCAGGTATTTCTGCAGGTATCAATATGTCTTTTCACGTGTTGCAACGGTTAGTGGGAAGGGAGATAGCAAAAGCTACAGCTCACCGGATGGAGTATGATATTGAATTATAA